In Streptomyces sp. NBC_00704, a genomic segment contains:
- the ruvX gene encoding Holliday junction resolvase RuvX, giving the protein MRRGRRLAIDVGDARIGVASCDPDGILATPVETVPGRDVPAAHRRLKQLVEEYEPIEVVVGLPRSLKGGEGPAAVKVRGFAQELANGIAPVSVRLVDERMTTVTAAQGLRASGVKAKKGRSVIDQAAAVIILQQALESERVSGEAPGEGVEVVV; this is encoded by the coding sequence ATGCGCAGGGGCCGGCGGCTCGCGATCGACGTCGGGGACGCCCGGATCGGGGTCGCCTCGTGCGACCCCGACGGGATCCTCGCCACTCCGGTGGAGACGGTCCCCGGCCGGGACGTTCCGGCCGCCCACCGCCGGCTGAAGCAGCTGGTCGAGGAGTACGAGCCGATCGAGGTCGTCGTCGGCCTCCCTCGCTCCCTCAAGGGGGGCGAGGGGCCCGCCGCGGTGAAGGTGCGCGGATTCGCACAGGAACTGGCGAACGGGATCGCTCCCGTATCCGTACGTCTGGTCGACGAGAGGATGACGACCGTGACGGCCGCTCAGGGACTGCGCGCCTCGGGCGTGAAGGCCAAGAAGGGCCGTTCGGTGATCGACCAGGCAGCGGCTGTGATCATCCTGCAGCAGGCGCTGGAATCCGAACGAGTGTCAGGCGAGGCGCCCGGCGAGGGCGTCGAAGTGGTCGTCTGA
- the alaS gene encoding alanine--tRNA ligase, whose translation MESAEIRRRWLSFYEERGHTVVPSASLIADDPTLLLVPAGMVPFKPYFLGEVKPPWARATSVQKCVRTPDIEEVGKTTRHGTFFQMCGNFSFGDYFKQGAIEYAWELLTSAQDKGGYGLDPERLWITVYKDDDEAERIWHEVVGVPRERIQRLGMKDNYWSMGVPGPCGPCSEINYDRGPEFGVEGGPAVNDERYVEIWNLVFMQYERGEGIGKDNFEILGELPSKNIDTGLGLERLAMILQGVQNMYEIDTSMAVIRKATELTGVAYGEAHDSDVSLRVVTDHMRTSVMLIGDGVTPGNEGRGYVLRRIMRRAIRNMRLLGATGPVVKDLIDTVIEMMGQQYPELVTDRQRIETVALAEEAAFLKTLKAGTNILDTAISETKQSGGAVLAGDKAFLLHDTWGFPIDLTLEMAAEQGLSVDEDGFRRLMKEQRDKAKADAQAKKTGHAGVGAYREIADQAGATEFIGYSDTEGESTIVGILVDGASSPAASEGDEIEIVLDRTPFYAEGGGQIGDTGRIRVDTGAIVEIRDTQKPVPGVYVHKGVVQVGEVTVGSKAHASIDRRRRTAIARAHSATHLTHQALRDALGPSAAQAGSENQPGRFRFDFGSPAAVPTAVMTDVEQKINEVLARELDVQAEVMGIDEAKKQGAIAEFGEKYGERVRVVTIGDFSKELCGGTHVHNTAQLGLVKLLGESSIGSGVRRIEALVGVDAYHFLAREHTVVAQLQELVKGRPEELPEKVSAMLGKLKDAEKEIEKFRAEKVLQAAAGLVDSAKDVHGVAVVTGQVPDGTTPDDLRRLVLDVRGRIQGGRAAVVALFTVNNGKPLTVIATNEAARERGLKAGELVRTAAKTLGGGGGGKPDVAQGGGQNAAAVGDAVDAVERLVAESAK comes from the coding sequence ATGGAGTCGGCCGAGATTCGCCGCCGCTGGCTGAGCTTCTACGAGGAGCGCGGGCACACCGTCGTCCCTTCGGCGTCGCTCATCGCGGACGACCCGACTCTGCTCCTCGTCCCCGCCGGCATGGTCCCCTTCAAGCCGTACTTCCTCGGCGAGGTCAAGCCGCCGTGGGCGCGCGCCACCAGCGTGCAGAAGTGCGTGCGCACGCCGGACATCGAAGAGGTCGGCAAGACCACCCGCCACGGCACGTTCTTCCAGATGTGCGGCAACTTCTCCTTCGGCGACTACTTCAAGCAAGGCGCCATCGAGTACGCCTGGGAGCTGCTCACCAGCGCCCAGGACAAGGGCGGTTACGGCCTGGACCCGGAGCGGCTCTGGATCACCGTCTACAAGGACGACGACGAGGCCGAGCGCATCTGGCACGAGGTCGTCGGCGTGCCCAGGGAGCGCATCCAGCGCCTCGGCATGAAGGACAACTACTGGTCCATGGGCGTCCCCGGACCCTGCGGCCCCTGTTCCGAGATCAACTACGACCGCGGCCCCGAGTTCGGCGTCGAGGGCGGCCCCGCCGTCAACGACGAGCGGTACGTGGAGATCTGGAACCTCGTCTTCATGCAGTACGAGCGCGGCGAGGGCATCGGCAAGGACAACTTCGAGATCCTCGGCGAGCTGCCGAGCAAGAACATCGACACGGGCCTCGGCCTGGAGCGCCTCGCCATGATTCTGCAGGGCGTGCAGAACATGTACGAGATCGACACCTCCATGGCCGTCATCAGGAAGGCCACCGAGCTGACCGGCGTCGCCTACGGCGAGGCCCACGACTCGGACGTCTCGCTGCGCGTGGTCACCGACCACATGCGCACGTCCGTGATGCTCATCGGCGACGGCGTCACCCCCGGCAACGAGGGCCGCGGTTACGTGCTGCGCCGCATCATGCGCCGCGCCATCCGCAACATGCGCCTCCTGGGCGCCACCGGCCCGGTCGTCAAGGACCTCATCGACACCGTCATCGAGATGATGGGGCAGCAGTACCCGGAGCTGGTCACCGACCGGCAGCGCATCGAGACCGTGGCCCTCGCCGAGGAGGCCGCCTTCCTCAAGACGCTGAAGGCCGGCACGAACATCCTCGACACGGCCATCAGCGAGACGAAGCAGTCCGGCGGCGCGGTCCTCGCCGGCGACAAGGCCTTCCTGCTGCACGACACCTGGGGCTTCCCGATCGACCTCACCCTGGAGATGGCCGCCGAACAGGGCCTCTCCGTGGACGAGGACGGCTTCCGCCGCCTGATGAAGGAGCAGCGGGACAAGGCCAAGGCCGACGCCCAGGCCAAGAAGACCGGCCACGCCGGCGTGGGCGCCTACCGCGAGATCGCCGACCAGGCCGGGGCCACCGAGTTCATCGGCTACTCCGACACCGAGGGCGAGTCCACGATCGTCGGCATCCTCGTCGACGGCGCCTCCTCGCCCGCCGCCTCCGAGGGCGACGAGATCGAGATCGTCCTCGACCGCACCCCGTTCTACGCCGAGGGCGGCGGCCAGATCGGCGACACCGGCCGGATCCGGGTGGACACCGGCGCGATCGTCGAGATCCGCGACACCCAGAAGCCGGTGCCCGGCGTGTACGTCCACAAGGGCGTCGTCCAGGTCGGCGAGGTCACGGTCGGTTCCAAGGCCCACGCCTCGATCGACCGGCGCCGGCGCACGGCCATCGCCCGCGCCCACTCCGCCACCCACCTCACCCACCAGGCGCTGCGCGACGCCCTCGGCCCCTCGGCCGCCCAGGCCGGTTCCGAGAACCAGCCCGGCCGCTTCCGCTTCGACTTCGGCTCCCCGGCCGCCGTGCCGACGGCCGTGATGACCGACGTCGAGCAGAAGATCAACGAGGTGCTCGCCCGCGAACTCGACGTCCAGGCCGAGGTCATGGGCATCGACGAGGCCAAGAAGCAGGGCGCCATCGCCGAGTTCGGCGAGAAGTACGGCGAGCGCGTCCGCGTCGTCACCATCGGCGACTTCTCCAAGGAGCTGTGCGGCGGCACGCATGTGCACAACACCGCCCAGCTGGGCCTGGTGAAGCTGCTGGGCGAGTCGTCCATCGGTTCCGGCGTGCGCCGGATCGAGGCCCTCGTCGGCGTCGACGCCTACCACTTCCTCGCCCGCGAGCACACGGTCGTCGCCCAGCTCCAGGAGCTGGTCAAGGGCCGCCCCGAGGAGCTTCCGGAGAAGGTCTCCGCCATGCTCGGCAAGCTCAAGGACGCCGAGAAGGAGATCGAGAAGTTCCGCGCGGAGAAGGTGCTTCAGGCCGCCGCGGGTCTCGTGGACTCCGCCAAGGACGTCCACGGCGTCGCCGTCGTCACCGGGCAGGTCCCGGACGGCACCACGCCGGACGACCTGCGCAGGCTGGTCCTCGACGTACGCGGCCGCATCCAGGGCGGCCGGGCAGCCGTGGTGGCCCTCTTCACGGTCAACAACGGCAAGCCGCTGACGGTCATCGCCACCAACGAGGCCGCCCGCGAGCGTGGTCTGAAGGCCGGCGAGCTGGTCCGCACGGCCGCCAAGACGCTCGGCGGGGGCGGTGGCGGCAAGCCGGACGTCGCCCAGGGCGGCGGCCAGAACGCGGCCGCCGTCGGCGACGCCGTGGACGCGGTCGAGCGGCTCGTGGCGGAATCGGCCAAGTGA
- a CDS encoding DUF948 domain-containing protein, protein MSGGEVAGILVAVFWAILVSFLAVALARLAQTLRATTRLVADVTEQAVPLLADASAAVRSAQTQIDRVDAIATDVQEVTSNASALSTTVASTFGGPLVKVAAFGYGVRRALGGRKDGMPAGDPRRTVIVGRTVSRREKRKPRGKRD, encoded by the coding sequence GTGTCCGGTGGAGAGGTGGCCGGCATCCTGGTGGCCGTGTTCTGGGCGATCCTGGTGTCCTTCCTCGCCGTCGCGCTGGCGAGGCTGGCCCAGACGCTCAGAGCGACGACCAGGCTCGTCGCGGACGTGACCGAACAGGCCGTCCCGCTGCTCGCCGACGCCTCCGCGGCGGTGCGCTCCGCGCAGACCCAGATCGACCGGGTCGACGCGATCGCCACCGACGTCCAGGAAGTCACGTCGAACGCCTCGGCGCTCTCCACCACCGTCGCCTCCACCTTCGGCGGCCCCCTGGTGAAGGTCGCCGCCTTCGGCTACGGCGTGCGGCGGGCCCTCGGCGGCCGCAAGGACGGCATGCCCGCCGGGGACCCCCGGCGTACCGTGATCGTGGGCCGCACGGTCTCCCGGCGGGAGAAGCGCAAGCCCCGTGGAAAGAGGGACTGA
- the rpsD gene encoding 30S ribosomal protein S4 — protein sequence MANQPRPKVKKSRALGIALTPKAVKYFEARPYPPGEHGRGRKQNSDYKVRLLEKQRLRAQYDVSERQLVRAYERASKVQGKTGEALIIELERRLDALVLRSGIARTIYQARQMVVHGHIEVNGQKVDKPSFRVRPDDVVMVRERSRGKTLFEVARAGGFAPDGETPRYLQVNLGALAFRLDREPNRKEIPVICDEQLVVEYYAR from the coding sequence GTGGCGAACCAGCCCCGCCCCAAGGTCAAGAAGTCGCGTGCCCTCGGCATCGCGCTCACCCCGAAGGCCGTCAAGTACTTCGAGGCCCGCCCCTACCCGCCGGGCGAGCACGGCCGTGGCCGCAAGCAGAACTCGGACTACAAGGTCCGTCTGCTCGAGAAGCAGCGTCTGCGCGCGCAGTACGACGTGTCCGAGCGCCAGCTCGTCCGCGCCTACGAGCGTGCCTCCAAGGTCCAGGGCAAGACCGGTGAGGCCCTGATCATCGAGCTCGAGCGCCGTCTCGACGCGCTGGTCCTGCGGTCGGGCATCGCCCGCACGATCTACCAGGCCCGCCAGATGGTCGTCCACGGCCACATCGAGGTCAACGGCCAGAAGGTCGACAAGCCCTCCTTCCGCGTCCGTCCCGACGACGTCGTGATGGTCCGCGAGCGCAGCCGCGGCAAGACGCTCTTCGAGGTCGCCCGCGCCGGTGGCTTCGCCCCCGACGGCGAGACCCCGCGCTACCTCCAGGTGAACCTCGGCGCCCTGGCCTTCCGCCTGGACCGCGAGCCGAACCGCAAGGAGATCCCGGTGATCTGCGACGAGCAGCTCGTCGTCGAGTACTACGCCCGCTGA
- a CDS encoding replication-associated recombination protein A: MEPDLFTAAAEDRQEKDPAGSPLAVRMRPRTLDEVVGQQHLLKPGSPLRRLVGDGAKGPAGPSSVILWGPPGTGKTTLAYVVSKATDKRFVELSAITAGVKEVRAVIDGARRAIGGFGKETVLFLDEIHRFSKAQQDSLLPAVENRWVTLIAATTENPYFSVISPLLSRSLLLTLEPLTDDDLRGLVRRALADDRGLKGAVTLPEETEAHLLRIAGGDARRALTALEAAAGAALDQDETRISLQTLEQTVDRAAVKYDRDGDQHYDVASALIKSIRGSDVDAALHYLARMIEAGEDPRFIARRLMISASEDIGLADPQALPIAVAAAQAVAMIGFPEAALTLSHATIALALAPKSNAATTAVGAALEDVRKGLAGPVPPHLRDGHYKGAAKLGHAQGYVYPHDLPEGIAAQQYAPDAVHGREYYTPTRHGAEARYADAVEWTRQRLGRKGS, from the coding sequence GTGGAGCCCGACCTGTTCACCGCCGCAGCGGAAGACCGCCAGGAGAAGGACCCCGCCGGGAGCCCCCTGGCGGTCCGGATGCGCCCGCGCACCCTCGACGAGGTGGTGGGCCAGCAGCACCTGCTGAAACCCGGCTCACCGCTGCGCCGTCTGGTCGGCGACGGCGCCAAGGGCCCGGCCGGGCCCTCCTCCGTGATCCTCTGGGGGCCGCCGGGCACCGGGAAGACCACCCTGGCCTACGTCGTGTCCAAGGCCACCGACAAGCGGTTCGTCGAACTGTCGGCCATCACCGCCGGGGTCAAGGAGGTCCGCGCGGTCATCGACGGCGCGCGCCGCGCCATCGGCGGCTTCGGCAAGGAGACCGTCCTCTTCCTCGACGAGATCCACCGCTTCAGCAAGGCCCAGCAGGACTCCCTCCTCCCGGCCGTGGAGAACCGCTGGGTGACGCTGATCGCGGCGACCACCGAGAACCCCTACTTCTCGGTCATCTCCCCGCTGCTGTCCCGCTCCCTCCTGCTGACCCTCGAACCCCTCACGGACGACGACCTGCGCGGCCTCGTCCGGCGCGCCCTGGCCGACGACCGCGGCCTCAAGGGCGCCGTCACCCTCCCCGAGGAGACCGAGGCGCACCTCCTGCGCATCGCCGGCGGCGACGCCCGGCGCGCCCTGACCGCCCTGGAGGCCGCCGCCGGCGCCGCCCTCGACCAGGACGAGACGCGGATCAGCCTCCAGACGCTGGAACAGACCGTCGACCGGGCCGCGGTGAAGTACGACCGCGACGGCGACCAGCACTACGACGTCGCCAGCGCCCTGATCAAGTCCATCCGGGGCTCCGACGTGGACGCCGCCCTGCACTACCTGGCCCGCATGATCGAGGCCGGCGAGGACCCGCGCTTCATCGCCCGCCGCCTGATGATCTCCGCCAGCGAGGACATCGGCCTCGCCGATCCCCAGGCCCTGCCGATCGCGGTGGCCGCCGCCCAGGCCGTCGCGATGATCGGCTTCCCCGAGGCCGCCCTCACGCTCAGCCACGCCACCATCGCGCTCGCCCTGGCCCCCAAGTCCAACGCCGCGACCACGGCGGTCGGCGCCGCCCTGGAGGACGTCCGCAAGGGCCTGGCCGGGCCCGTCCCGCCGCACCTGCGCGACGGGCACTACAAGGGCGCCGCCAAGCTGGGCCACGCACAGGGGTACGTGTACCCGCACGACCTGCCGGAGGGCATCGCCGCCCAGCAGTACGCGCCGGACGCGGTCCACGGCCGGGAGTACTACACGCCCACCCGGCACGGAGCCGAGGCCCGCTACGCGGACGCCGTCGAATGGACCCGGCAGCGCCTCGGTCGCAAGGGGTCCTGA
- a CDS encoding vitamin K epoxide reductase family protein, with amino-acid sequence MSKTTVKDVSTESEPGRVAAPEPRTVGGSRALAILLLITGAAGVLAAWVITLDKFKILEAKVEGRSYTPSCSISPIISCGSVMESKQAAVFGFPNPMLGLVTYGIVVCVAMSLLAGARFPRWYWLTFNAGTLFGVGFVTWLQYQSLYNINALCLWCSLAWVATITMFWYVTSSNVRNGFLPAPDGLKRFFGEFTWVLPATHVGIIAMLVLTRWGADLWA; translated from the coding sequence ATGAGCAAGACGACAGTCAAAGACGTCTCCACGGAATCCGAGCCCGGACGCGTCGCCGCGCCGGAGCCACGGACCGTGGGCGGCAGCCGTGCGTTGGCGATCCTGCTGCTGATCACCGGCGCTGCCGGTGTGCTCGCCGCCTGGGTCATCACGCTCGACAAGTTCAAGATCCTCGAGGCCAAGGTCGAGGGCAGGAGCTACACGCCGAGTTGCAGCATCAGCCCGATCATCAGCTGCGGCAGCGTCATGGAGAGCAAGCAGGCCGCCGTCTTCGGGTTCCCGAACCCGATGCTCGGCCTGGTCACGTACGGCATCGTCGTCTGCGTGGCCATGAGCCTGCTGGCCGGCGCCCGCTTCCCCCGCTGGTACTGGCTGACCTTCAACGCCGGCACGCTGTTCGGCGTGGGCTTCGTCACGTGGCTCCAGTACCAGTCGCTGTACAACATCAACGCCCTGTGCCTGTGGTGCTCGCTGGCCTGGGTCGCGACGATCACCATGTTCTGGTACGTCACCTCGTCCAACGTGCGCAACGGCTTCCTGCCCGCGCCGGACGGGCTCAAGCGGTTCTTCGGCGAGTTCACCTGGGTCCTGCCGGCCACCCACGTCGGCATCATCGCCATGCTGGTCCTCACCCGCTGGGGCGCCGACCTCTGGGCCTGA
- the hisS gene encoding histidine--tRNA ligase: MSTFQAPKGTYDLIPPDSAKYLAVREAIAAPLRNSGYGYIETPGFENVELFARGVGESTDIVTKEMYAFETKGGDRLALRPEGTASVLRAALEANLHKTGNLPVKLWYSGSYYRYERPQKGRYRHFSQVGAEAIGAEDPALDAELIILADQAYRSLGLRNFRILLNSLGDKECRPVYREALQNFLRSLDLDEDTLRRAEINPLRVLDDKRESVQKQLGDAPLLRDYLCDACKAYHEEVRELITAAGVGFEDDPKLVRGLDYYTRTTFEFVHDGLGSQSAVGGGGRYDGLSEMIGGPALPSVGWALGVDRTVLALEAEGVALELPATTSVFAVPLGEEARRLLFAKVTELRKLGVAADFSYGAKGLKGAMKSANRSGARYTVVAGERDLAEGVVQLKDMESGEQRAVGVNEIVAELESRLG; this comes from the coding sequence GTGAGCACCTTCCAGGCCCCCAAGGGCACGTACGACCTGATCCCGCCGGACAGCGCCAAGTACCTCGCCGTCCGCGAGGCCATCGCCGCCCCGCTGCGCAACTCCGGCTACGGCTACATCGAGACGCCCGGCTTCGAGAACGTGGAGCTCTTCGCGCGCGGCGTCGGCGAGTCGACCGACATCGTGACGAAGGAGATGTACGCCTTCGAGACCAAGGGCGGCGACCGCCTCGCCCTGCGCCCCGAGGGCACGGCGTCCGTGCTGCGCGCCGCGCTGGAGGCCAACCTGCACAAGACGGGCAACCTGCCGGTCAAGCTCTGGTACTCCGGCTCGTACTACCGCTACGAGCGCCCCCAGAAGGGCCGTTACCGCCACTTCTCCCAGGTCGGCGCCGAGGCCATCGGAGCCGAGGACCCGGCGCTGGACGCCGAGCTGATCATCCTGGCGGACCAGGCCTACCGCTCGCTGGGCCTGAGGAACTTCCGCATCCTGCTCAACAGCCTCGGCGACAAGGAGTGCCGCCCGGTGTACCGGGAGGCGCTGCAGAACTTCCTGCGGAGCCTGGACCTCGACGAGGACACGCTGCGCCGCGCGGAGATCAACCCGCTGCGGGTCCTGGACGACAAGCGCGAGTCGGTCCAGAAGCAGCTCGGGGACGCGCCCCTGCTGCGCGACTACCTCTGCGACGCCTGCAAGGCGTACCACGAGGAGGTCCGCGAGCTGATCACGGCGGCCGGCGTGGGCTTCGAGGACGACCCGAAACTGGTCCGCGGCCTCGACTACTACACCCGGACGACCTTCGAGTTCGTCCACGACGGGCTGGGCTCGCAGTCCGCGGTGGGCGGCGGCGGCCGCTACGACGGGCTCTCCGAGATGATCGGCGGCCCCGCGCTGCCGTCGGTGGGCTGGGCGCTGGGCGTCGACCGCACGGTGCTGGCGCTGGAGGCGGAGGGCGTGGCGCTGGAACTGCCCGCCACCACCTCGGTGTTCGCCGTGCCGCTCGGCGAGGAGGCCCGCCGGCTGCTCTTCGCCAAGGTCACCGAGCTGCGCAAGCTCGGCGTCGCGGCCGACTTCTCCTACGGCGCCAAGGGGCTCAAGGGCGCCATGAAGAGCGCCAACCGCAGCGGCGCCCGCTACACGGTCGTCGCCGGCGAACGCGACCTCGCCGAGGGCGTCGTCCAGCTCAAGGACATGGAGTCCGGCGAGCAGCGGGCGGTCGGCGTGAACGAGATCGTGGCCGAGCTGGAGTCGAGGCTCGGTTAG
- a CDS encoding MBL fold metallo-hydrolase — translation MLIAGFPAGAWGTNCYLVAPAAGEECVIIDPGHQAAPGVGEAVRKHRLKPVAVVLTHGHIDHVASVVPVCGAHDVPAWIHPEDRYMMSDPEKALGRSIGMPLMGELTVGEPDDVRELTDGTRLALAGLDFSVAHAPGHTKGSVTFQMPETADVPPVLFSGDLLFAGSVGRTDLPGGDMAEMLDSLARVCLPLDDSTVVLSGHGPQTTIGQERAANPYLRQVAADGQGAGSHTPPRRGM, via the coding sequence GTGCTCATTGCCGGGTTCCCCGCCGGGGCCTGGGGGACGAACTGTTACCTCGTCGCCCCCGCCGCCGGTGAGGAGTGCGTGATCATCGACCCGGGCCACCAGGCCGCCCCCGGAGTCGGCGAAGCGGTGCGCAAGCACCGGCTCAAGCCCGTCGCCGTCGTCCTCACCCACGGCCACATCGACCATGTGGCCTCGGTCGTCCCGGTCTGCGGCGCGCACGACGTGCCCGCCTGGATCCACCCCGAGGACCGGTACATGATGAGCGACCCGGAGAAGGCCCTGGGCCGGTCCATCGGGATGCCGCTCATGGGCGAGCTGACGGTGGGGGAGCCGGACGACGTCCGCGAGCTCACCGACGGCACGAGGCTGGCGCTGGCCGGTCTGGACTTCTCCGTCGCGCACGCCCCGGGCCATACCAAGGGGTCGGTGACCTTCCAGATGCCCGAGACGGCCGACGTCCCGCCGGTCTTGTTCTCCGGGGACCTGCTGTTCGCCGGCTCCGTCGGACGCACCGACCTGCCCGGCGGTGACATGGCCGAGATGCTCGACTCGCTGGCCCGCGTGTGCCTGCCGCTCGACGACTCGACCGTGGTGCTGTCCGGCCACGGCCCCCAGACGACCATCGGCCAGGAGCGCGCCGCCAACCCGTATCTGCGGCAGGTGGCGGCCGACGGCCAGGGAGCGGGTTCGCACACCCCTCCCCGACGAGGAATGTGA
- a CDS encoding peptidylprolyl isomerase: MVTQEQRKRQLAREKFLRQQQRRTSARRKARMRNTVIASVLGVVVIGSVALYTTGVLKNDDDKKADASSQTTPSAAPSAAKDPCEKPAAGSVKTQSWKKEPALTVDKSAKYTMTLSTTCGDIGIALKAKAAPHTVNSFDFLAGKGFFDHTKCHRLTTNQIYVLQCGDPTGSGSGGPGYTIPDENLKDADLKANVYPAGTVAMANTGQAHTGGSQFFLVYQDSQLPPSYTPFGTLSADGMKVLKKIAAAGENTGAGDGAPNATVVINKATVTKS, from the coding sequence GTGGTCACCCAGGAACAGCGGAAGCGTCAGCTCGCCCGGGAGAAGTTCTTGCGGCAGCAGCAGCGACGCACGAGCGCCCGACGCAAGGCGCGCATGCGCAACACGGTGATCGCGTCGGTGCTCGGCGTGGTCGTCATCGGCAGTGTGGCGCTGTACACGACGGGTGTCCTCAAGAACGACGACGACAAGAAGGCGGACGCGAGTTCGCAGACGACGCCGTCGGCCGCCCCGAGCGCGGCGAAGGACCCGTGCGAGAAGCCGGCCGCCGGGTCGGTCAAGACGCAGTCGTGGAAGAAGGAGCCGGCGCTCACGGTCGACAAGTCGGCGAAGTACACGATGACGCTGTCGACGACCTGCGGCGACATCGGCATAGCGCTCAAGGCGAAGGCCGCGCCGCACACGGTGAACTCCTTCGACTTCCTCGCCGGCAAGGGCTTCTTCGACCACACCAAGTGCCACCGTCTGACCACCAACCAGATCTACGTGCTGCAGTGCGGCGACCCGACGGGCAGCGGCAGCGGCGGCCCCGGCTACACCATTCCTGACGAGAACCTGAAGGACGCCGACCTCAAGGCGAACGTCTACCCGGCGGGCACGGTCGCGATGGCCAACACCGGTCAGGCGCACACCGGCGGGAGCCAGTTCTTCCTCGTCTACCAGGACAGCCAGCTGCCGCCGAGCTACACGCCGTTCGGGACGCTGTCGGCCGACGGCATGAAGGTTCTGAAGAAGATCGCCGCCGCGGGCGAGAACACCGGCGCGGGTGACGGCGCCCCCAACGCGACGGTAGTGATCAACAAGGCGACGGTCACGAAGTCCTGA
- a CDS encoding DUF349 domain-containing protein, with protein sequence MSSDPWGRVDETGTVYVRTADGEQVVGSWQAGSPEEALAYFERKYEGLVVEIGLLEKRVQTTDLSTKDAQVAIDHIREQVDAHHAVGDLQALRERLDKLVATVESRREERKQQRAKQSDEARKAKEDLVTEAEQLAQSDQWRAAGERLRALVDIWKGLPRLDRKSDDELWHRFSHARSAFSKRRKAHFAQLDAQREDARRVKERLVSEAEALSGSTDWGPTAARYRELMAEWKAAGRAQREHEDDLWNRFRGAQDVFFAARSSVFAERDAEQTENLKLKEELAEEAEKLLPIGDLKAARAAFRSINERWEAIGHVPRDARPKVEGRMHAVERAIQESEEAEWRRTNPEARARAAGLTGQLQGAVDKLKGQIEQARAQGNSARADKLERELEGRQALLDQALKGLQEFGG encoded by the coding sequence GTGAGCAGCGACCCGTGGGGCCGCGTCGACGAGACGGGCACCGTGTACGTGCGTACGGCCGACGGCGAGCAGGTGGTCGGTTCCTGGCAGGCGGGCTCCCCCGAGGAAGCCCTGGCCTACTTCGAGCGCAAGTACGAGGGCCTGGTTGTCGAGATCGGCCTCCTCGAGAAGCGAGTGCAGACCACCGACCTGTCGACCAAGGACGCCCAGGTCGCGATCGACCACATCCGCGAGCAGGTCGACGCGCATCACGCGGTGGGCGATCTTCAGGCGCTGCGGGAGCGGCTCGACAAGCTGGTGGCGACCGTCGAGTCGCGGCGCGAGGAGCGCAAGCAGCAGCGGGCCAAGCAGTCCGACGAGGCTCGCAAGGCCAAGGAGGACCTGGTCACCGAGGCGGAGCAGCTGGCGCAGTCCGACCAGTGGCGGGCCGCGGGTGAACGCCTGCGGGCGCTGGTGGACATCTGGAAGGGCCTGCCCCGCCTCGACCGCAAGTCGGACGACGAGCTGTGGCACCGGTTCTCCCACGCGCGCTCGGCGTTCTCCAAGCGCCGCAAGGCTCACTTCGCGCAGCTGGACGCGCAGCGCGAGGACGCCCGGCGCGTCAAGGAGCGGCTGGTCTCCGAGGCCGAGGCGCTGTCCGGTTCGACGGACTGGGGTCCGACGGCCGCGCGCTACCGCGAGCTGATGGCGGAGTGGAAGGCGGCGGGCCGCGCCCAGCGCGAGCACGAGGACGACCTGTGGAACCGCTTCCGCGGCGCCCAGGACGTCTTCTTCGCCGCCCGCAGCTCGGTGTTCGCCGAGCGCGACGCGGAGCAGACGGAGAACCTGAAGCTCAAGGAGGAGCTGGCCGAGGAGGCCGAGAAGCTGCTCCCGATCGGCGACCTGAAGGCGGCGCGGGCCGCGTTCCGTTCGATCAACGAGCGCTGGGAGGCCATCGGCCACGTCCCGCGGGACGCCCGGCCGAAGGTCGAGGGCCGGATGCACGCCGTGGAGCGGGCGATCCAGGAGTCCGAGGAGGCCGAGTGGCGCCGGACGAACCCGGAGGCACGCGCGCGTGCCGCGGGTCTGACCGGTCAGCTCCAGGGCGCCGTGGACAAGCTGAAGGGCCAGATCGAGCAGGCGCGCGCGCAGGGCAACTCCGCGCGGGCCGACAAGCTGGAGCGCGAGCTCGAAGGCCGTCAGGCGCTACTGGACCAGGCGCTGAAGGGTCTGCAGGAGTTCGGCGGCTGA